GAGATAGGGGAAGCGCCAACCCTGCTGTTCGGCCTGTTGTCGCAACCCATCACGACCGTCTTGCGGATGGGTGGTGAGGCTATTGCTGGAGATGGCGAGCAGGGTGATGGTGTCTCCGAAATCCGCCTCCAAACGGGTGATCTCTGGCTCCACGTGTTTCACGAAGGGGCAATGAGCACAGATCAGCATCACCAACAAAGGCTGTCTGGGCAGGTCCCGGCTCCTCACCAGGTCATCCCGCGAGGACCAGGGCGCATGACCCGACACCAAGGGCAGTGAAAATTGAGGCAGAGGATGCTGAAGAGGCAGCATCGTGGATGGCGTCAGAACCATGGCGTTGAGCGATGGTGGATGTTGCCATCCTGGGCCGGTCAGAATGGCCTGTCAAAAGAGGATCGAGTTGATGGTGCGGGTGCTGACAATGGTGGTCATGGCAGGACTGTTGAGCGCCTGCACGCAGAAGAAAGCAACCACCTGGAAAGTGTTTCCTCTCCAGCGCCATACACCCCACGACGGACTCGCTGTTGTCAGTCAACCCGATGGCTATGGGGTTCATCTCTACCTGGAGACCGACACCAGCGATACCGCCGTGTGTTCACCGCGTTGGCTGCCAGACCCGGCGCGATTGTTCAATGGCAACGGAACGGCTCCGTTTAGTTCGGGATTGGCGCCTCGCTCAGAGTTCCTTGCCGCAGTGAATCGAAGAGAGGTTCGCAACACCCTGAAGCAAGAGCTCGAGGCGCTGTGCAAGCTTCGAGCTCCTCAGGCGCGTTGGCAATGGCTGGAACCACCGCTGAAGGCATCAGAGCTGACGCCGGTGAGTCTGCCAGCCTTGGAATACCCAGACCTTCTCATCGACCCTGCTGAGGAAAAAGAACGTGAGGACAAGCTTTTAAAGGAAAACTAATGAAGGAGAACTAAAACCCCCCCCAGACCACCGCTTCCGCCTCTCGCCAGTAGCGGCTGAAGCGCCCCAGCCTCGGTGGTTTGGCTAGCGAGACAAACGGATCGGGATCAAGCATCCAGAGGGGCAGCTCCCGATCAATGGCCGCAGCGATGCGTTGCAGGCGGGGATCCACCACGGCGCTGGTGACCACAGCATCGGCTCCGTGGCGCTCGGCAAAGCGCAGCACTTCACTTGCAACATCACCTCGGCGCAGGGTGAGCGGCAGGCTTAAGGCGGATTCGTACAAAAATCCGATGCGTTTGCGGCTGATGCCCTGCTCTTGAATCCAGGCGTCGTCGAACACGAACAGACCTGGTGCGTCGGGATAGTCCTGAAGGGCTGGGTTGGCTGGTCCCAGGGCTTCTTCATGCACCCAGAGGATTGGTTTTCGGGGGTCCATCAAAATCGCTGGGTGCTGGGGCGTGAATTGGGGCGTTGACTCGGCTTTTGGTTCGACTTTTGGCCCGAACGGCTGCTGGATCGCGAGGATCGCCGAGCGCTCCCCTCTCGGATGGCTGGCTGAACCTTGAAGAGCTGCTTCTCTAACTGCTCGTAACTGCCATCAAAGGGGCAGGAATCGTGGCTTGGACAGTCCTGGCAATACCGCCCATTGCTGTAGCGCGCCAGATTTTGACGATTAAAGAAATAGGGCTTGTGACTGAAGCAGCTGGCCACCCACTGCCAGCTGAGGTGGTTGCTGGCGGGGTCGCCATCCAGCAGGTGTTCGAGGAACCAGTCAGCCCCTGCACGCCAGTGCACCCGTCTCCAATGCACGAGGTAGGCCGCCATCCACATCCGCGCGTGGTTGTGGAGCCATCCGTGGCTCACCAGTTCGTTCCTGAAACCGTCGATGCAGGCCAGTTGTGTGCGTCCTTCGCGGACGTCATCGGGAAGAGCTTGCTGATACTCAGCGGCGGCAAAGCCGGTTTTGTGCTCTTCCTGATCGTCATGAATGCGATCGCCGAGATCAAGCCACATCCGCTGCCAGAAATCACGCCATCCCAGCTCGTTAATCATTTTTCCGCCGTCATCCCTCCCTTGGTTGTTCTGTTTCAGCTGTGAGAAGACAGCATCTCGGACCTCCGCAAGCGTGAGAATTCCGTGGCGGATGTAGGGCGATAGGCGTGTGACAGCGCCATTGAGGTGGTTGCGACTGCGGCCGTAGCGCTTGGCATCGACCGCAGCGAGCTGCCGGTTAGCAGCAGCGCGACCGCCTTCGATCGGACTCAGCTCCCCAGAGGCGTTTGGAAATTCTTGCGATAACAGCGAATTCAGCGCCGAGCGCTCGTTGAGATCTCGGGGAAGATCTGTGGATTCGCTCGGCCAACTGAGCGGCGCAGCGTGCGGCAGCCTGGACACCGGTGCATGTCAAACAACACCACACCATGCTGTCGATGTGTCGTTGTGAGCGTGAGTGCCCCGGCATGGGAGAGAATCGCTCGAATCAACCACTCCGGGATGCGGCCTGATGCTTCTTGATCTCACTGGTAAGAAGATCCTTGTTACTGGCATCGCCAACAATCGCTCCATTGCCTGGGGCATCGCCCAGCAGCTCAAGGCGGCTGGAGCCGGGCTCGGGATCACTTATTTGCCTGATGAGAAGGGCCGATTTGAAACCAAGGTGCGTGAGCTCACGGCTCCATTAGCGCCCTCGTTGTTTTTGCCTCTGAATGTTCAGGATGCCGCTCAGATGGAGACGGTGTTTGCTGAAATCAAAGACAAGTGGGGGCAGCTCGATGGCCTCGTGCACTGTTTGGCGTTTGCAGGAAAGGAAGAATTGGTTGGCGACTTCAGCGCCACCACGGCCGAGGGGTTTGCGCGTGCTTTAGAGATCAGCGCCTATTCCCTTGCCCCTCTGTGTCGTCACGCCAAGCCATTGTTTAGCGAGAAAGCCGGTGTGGTGACCTTGACCTACCTCGGTGCTGAGCGGGCGATCCCCAATTACAACGTGATGGGTGTGGCCAAGGCGGCTCTGGAAGCCTCCGTTCGCTATCTCTCCGCTGAACTTGGACCCGAAAAGCAGGTGCGCGTGAATGCGATCAGTGCTGGCCCGATCCGCACGCTGGCGAGCTCTGCGATCGGAGGGATCCTCGACATGATCCACAACGTGGAGGAAAAGGCACCCCTGCGCCGCACGGTCACTCAGAACGAAGTGGGGAACACGGCTGCGTTCCTGCTCAGTGATTTGTCGAGCGGAATTTCTGGCCAAACGATCTATGTGGATGCTGGTTACTGCATCAACGGCATGTGATTCGGCCGCGCGGATGTCTTGATTACCTGCAGCTCTCCTGGTGGTTGATGAAACGCCAGGGGAGGAGCTTGCTGCTTGCAACGTTGCTTTGTGCGATCAGTCTCCCTTTAAACGAGATAATTTCTACGGCGCTGCTTCCAGAAGCTCTTGTTCAGGTTCTTGGTCTGCTTCTCAGCCTTTTTCTTGGTTTTCGCTACAGCCAGGCCTACAACCGCTGGTTAGAAGCACGGGTGTTATGGGGTGCGTTGGTAAATCAGGGTCGTAATTGGCGTGACTTGTTAGTCCGTGTTTTACCCCGCCAGCTGCCGGTGTCCTGGAAACGTCGCCTGCTTCAGGAGGTGGTGTTATTGGTGTGGTGCCTAAATGCTCAACTGCGCAGCTCTAAAGGCAGCGCGGTCTTGCTTCCCGAGCCTGTGCGTGAGCTGGGGTTGAAGATTGGACTGCGCAACCTCAGTGTGCAATCGCTGCTTAAGCGAATGGCACGAGAGCAGCATTTACTTCGCCAGGGAGGCTGGGTGGATAGTTTCCAAAGCAGTGAGTTTGGTCTTCTGCAGCAGGCGTTCACCAATGTGATAGGCGGTTTGGAACGCATCCGTCACCAACCTCTTCCGGCGTCATCAACCTTCTTTATTCGTGGCATGACCTGGGTCTATGGCTATTTGGTTTTTCTAAAACTCGATGCGTTGGGACACATTTCTGCAGCGCTGCTGGGCTGGCTGGTGTTTTTGATTTTTCTCATGGCTGAGAGGATTGGAACTTTTATTGAGCGTCCTTTTGTTGATGCCCGGTTTGCGTTGCCGATGGATCACTTTTGTGCGTTGATCAGCAATGATCTTCTTGGGGCCTCCGACCCACTGGCGCAACCTTCTTCCACAAAGGGGCCCTGGTTGCGTTGAACGTTATTCGCGATGATCAAGGCAGTCACGAGGCGTCGAGGGGCGCCTGAATGCATGCGTATTGGGGAGATTCACCGCGTTACAGGCGAGACCGATGTGAGGGTTCGGCTCGGACTTGACGGCGGCGGCCGCTGCCAGGCCAGCACGGGTGTGCCTTTTCTCGATCACATGCTTCATCAGATCAGTAGCCATGGCCTGATTGACTTGGAGATCACGGCCACTGGCGACACGCATATTGACGACCATCACACCAATGAGGACGTCGGGATTGCCGTTGGCCAGGCGCTCTCGAAGGCCCTTGGTGATCGGCGCGGGATTTACCGTTTTGGCCATTTTGTGGCGCCGCTGGATGAGGCCTTGGTGCAGGTGGTTCTTGATTGCTCCGGACGCCCCCATCTCAGTTGGGGGCTCACCATCCCAACGCAGAAGATCGGCACCTACGACACCGAATTGGTGAAGGAGTTTTTTGTGGCTGTCGTCAATAACTCAGGCCTCACCTTGCACATTCGTCAGTTGGATGGGGTGAACTCCCACCACATCGTTGAGGCCTGTTTCAAAGCCTTCGCAAGGGCGCTGCGGATGGCCACGGAGATTGACCCGCGCCGCTCTGGATCGGTGCCCAGCAGTAAGGGGGTGTTGGAGCAAGCGGGTGGCTCCTAGCCAACGGATCTTCTCTCAAGGCCACGCTTCATGGTCTGTTACGAGAGGATGGTGATTGCCTTTGGGTAATCCGGTGACCATTGCACCCTCCTCTGTTCGTTTCAATCGCTCGGAGTGGTCCAGTGCCTTCCGCAACGTGGACGAAGAACTCACGGATGTGCCCTT
This portion of the Synechococcus sp. ROS8604 genome encodes:
- a CDS encoding bestrophin family ion channel; the encoded protein is MIRPRGCLDYLQLSWWLMKRQGRSLLLATLLCAISLPLNEIISTALLPEALVQVLGLLLSLFLGFRYSQAYNRWLEARVLWGALVNQGRNWRDLLVRVLPRQLPVSWKRRLLQEVVLLVWCLNAQLRSSKGSAVLLPEPVRELGLKIGLRNLSVQSLLKRMAREQHLLRQGGWVDSFQSSEFGLLQQAFTNVIGGLERIRHQPLPASSTFFIRGMTWVYGYLVFLKLDALGHISAALLGWLVFLIFLMAERIGTFIERPFVDARFALPMDHFCALISNDLLGASDPLAQPSSTKGPWLR
- a CDS encoding thioredoxin family protein — encoded protein: MVLTPSTMLPLQHPLPQFSLPLVSGHAPWSSRDDLVRSRDLPRQPLLVMLICAHCPFVKHVEPEITRLEADFGDTITLLAISSNSLTTHPQDGRDGLRQQAEQQGWRFPYLLDEQQTLAKDLRGACTPEFYAFAPDVDGTQTLRYRGQLDASRPGNHQPLDGADLRAALKNILAGTPVSETQLPSVGCNIKWNPGQEPPWFGQST
- a CDS encoding FAD-binding domain-containing protein: MSRLPHAAPLSWPSESTDLPRDLNERSALNSLLSQEFPNASGELSPIEGGRAAANRQLAAVDAKRYGRSRNHLNGAVTRLSPYIRHGILTLAEVRDAVFSQLKQNNQGRDDGGKMINELGWRDFWQRMWLDLGDRIHDDQEEHKTGFAAAEYQQALPDDVREGRTQLACIDGFRNELVSHGWLHNHARMWMAAYLVHWRRVHWRAGADWFLEHLLDGDPASNHLSWQWVASCFSHKPYFFNRQNLARYSNGRYCQDCPSHDSCPFDGSYEQLEKQLFKVQPAIREGSARRSSRSSSRSGQKSNQKPSQRPNSRPSTQRF
- the hisB gene encoding imidazoleglycerol-phosphate dehydratase HisB, encoding MRIGEIHRVTGETDVRVRLGLDGGGRCQASTGVPFLDHMLHQISSHGLIDLEITATGDTHIDDHHTNEDVGIAVGQALSKALGDRRGIYRFGHFVAPLDEALVQVVLDCSGRPHLSWGLTIPTQKIGTYDTELVKEFFVAVVNNSGLTLHIRQLDGVNSHHIVEACFKAFARALRMATEIDPRRSGSVPSSKGVLEQAGGS
- the fabI gene encoding enoyl-ACP reductase FabI; this encodes MLLDLTGKKILVTGIANNRSIAWGIAQQLKAAGAGLGITYLPDEKGRFETKVRELTAPLAPSLFLPLNVQDAAQMETVFAEIKDKWGQLDGLVHCLAFAGKEELVGDFSATTAEGFARALEISAYSLAPLCRHAKPLFSEKAGVVTLTYLGAERAIPNYNVMGVAKAALEASVRYLSAELGPEKQVRVNAISAGPIRTLASSAIGGILDMIHNVEEKAPLRRTVTQNEVGNTAAFLLSDLSSGISGQTIYVDAGYCINGM